One segment of Aquimarina sp. BL5 DNA contains the following:
- a CDS encoding SMI1/KNR4 family protein, with translation MKYLEFALNVKEKNKDLEIFGGVHIDEIKKTEKQLMIKFPNEYVSFLRQCGTCGYADTFISGLFLKWDNMESRGSILADTIFARKHHNLDKKYAVLEYAEDDNYYLLEVSSDIRQTKGKVFSVDIDFKSQLKAPNLVFESFEEYFKFFIDSE, from the coding sequence ATGAAGTATTTAGAATTTGCATTAAACGTTAAAGAAAAAAACAAAGATTTAGAAATTTTTGGAGGAGTTCACATTGATGAAATCAAAAAAACAGAGAAACAATTGATGATAAAATTCCCAAATGAATACGTTAGTTTTTTAAGGCAATGTGGTACGTGTGGTTATGCGGATACATTTATTTCTGGGTTGTTTTTAAAATGGGATAATATGGAATCTAGAGGAAGTATTTTAGCTGATACTATTTTCGCAAGAAAACATCATAATTTAGATAAAAAATATGCAGTCTTAGAATATGCAGAGGATGACAATTATTATCTTCTAGAAGTATCATCAGATATAAGACAAACAAAAGGCAAGGTATTTAGCGTTGATATTGACTTTAAATCTCAATTAAAAGCACCTAATTTGGTTTTTGAATCTTTTGAAGAATACTTTAAATTTTTTATTGACTCAGAATAA